In Selenomonas dianae, a genomic segment contains:
- the lpxA gene encoding acyl-ACP--UDP-N-acetylglucosamine O-acyltransferase, with protein MTGSSKVLAYIHETAVVAPTARIARNVEIGPYAVISDHVQIGEGTKIGPHVVIKEWTQIGRDCHIFQGASIGEIPQDLKFKGEKSYTFIGDRTTIRECATVHRATGEGEETRIGDDCLLMAYTHIAHNCVLGNRIIMSNAAMLAGHAIVEDGVVIGGMAGVHQFVKIGRNAMIGGTSKLVQDVVPFTMVDGHPARAVGLNSVGISRAGIPIDVRRRIKQAYKILYRSGLNLTQAIAVIEQEVDSCEEVDHLLRFLRNAERGICRERHEDE; from the coding sequence ATGACAGGCAGCAGCAAGGTACTTGCCTACATCCACGAAACGGCGGTGGTTGCGCCGACGGCGCGCATCGCAAGGAACGTGGAGATCGGTCCCTATGCGGTCATCTCGGATCATGTCCAGATCGGCGAGGGGACGAAGATCGGTCCGCACGTCGTTATCAAGGAGTGGACGCAGATCGGCCGTGACTGCCATATTTTCCAAGGCGCGTCGATTGGCGAGATACCGCAGGATCTGAAGTTCAAGGGTGAGAAAAGCTATACGTTCATCGGCGACCGTACGACGATCCGCGAGTGTGCGACGGTGCACCGTGCCACGGGCGAGGGTGAGGAAACGCGCATCGGCGATGACTGTCTGCTGATGGCGTACACACATATCGCGCACAACTGCGTGCTCGGCAACCGCATTATCATGAGCAATGCGGCGATGCTCGCGGGGCACGCCATCGTTGAGGACGGCGTTGTGATCGGCGGTATGGCGGGCGTGCATCAGTTCGTGAAGATCGGGCGCAATGCGATGATCGGCGGCACGTCGAAGCTCGTGCAGGATGTTGTGCCGTTTACGATGGTGGACGGACACCCCGCGCGTGCCGTGGGGCTGAACAGCGTCGGCATCTCGCGCGCGGGCATTCCGATTGACGTGCGCCGCCGCATCAAGCAGGCATACAAGATTCTCTACCGTTCGGGGCTGAACCTCACACAGGCGATTGCGGTCATCGAACAGGAGGTGGACTCCTGCGAGGAGGTCGATCATCTCCTGCGTTTCCTCCGCAATGCGGAGCGTGGGATCTGCCGTGAACGTCATGAGGATGAGTGA
- the fabZ gene encoding 3-hydroxyacyl-ACP dehydratase FabZ has translation MTLDINEIQQILPHRPPMLLVDRITELVPFKSATGIKCVTMNEPFFLGHFPGHPIMPGVLLLEGMAQVGGVTMLYPEEHRGKIALFGGMENVKFKRPVVPGDVVVTKAELVRVRGVFGVLHADAYVNDELVASADFKFALKNGDEL, from the coding sequence ATGACTTTGGACATCAATGAGATTCAGCAGATTCTGCCGCATCGCCCGCCGATGCTGCTCGTGGATCGGATCACGGAACTAGTGCCGTTCAAATCGGCGACGGGCATCAAGTGCGTGACGATGAACGAGCCGTTTTTCCTCGGGCATTTCCCGGGGCATCCGATCATGCCCGGCGTTCTGCTCCTTGAGGGCATGGCGCAGGTGGGCGGCGTGACGATGCTCTATCCCGAGGAGCATCGCGGCAAGATCGCGCTCTTTGGCGGGATGGAGAATGTGAAGTTCAAGCGTCCCGTCGTCCCCGGCGATGTCGTTGTGACGAAGGCGGAGCTCGTGCGCGTGCGCGGTGTGTTTGGCGTGCTGCACGCGGATGCCTATGTGAACGATGAGCTTGTCGCTTCGGCGGATTTCAAGTTTGCACTGAAAAATGGGGATGAACTCTAA
- the lpxC gene encoding UDP-3-O-acyl-N-acetylglucosamine deacetylase codes for MQRERTLAARVVYDGIGLHSGKPVHMELAPAAPGTGIQFMRSDLPEALPVAATAAHVTATLRATTIGAGTLKFFTIEHLMSALHVHGIDNCLVLLDAEEPPVVDGSARTFFRLIAEAGTVEQDAERRVTVIDRVYRVDDGSHFIMALPYEGLRVSFTSLNEHPLIGVQYYDIEVTPEAYEREIAPARTIAYEKEVKALQANGLGLGGSLETVIVYNDEGWMNPLNFPNELVRHKILDVLGDLRLAGMIRGHIVAVASGHALNTALAKQIAEERN; via the coding sequence TTGCAAAGAGAGAGAACACTGGCGGCGCGTGTGGTCTATGACGGCATCGGACTGCACTCGGGGAAGCCGGTACATATGGAACTCGCTCCCGCCGCACCGGGGACGGGGATACAGTTCATGCGCTCCGATCTGCCTGAGGCTCTGCCTGTCGCGGCAACGGCGGCGCATGTGACGGCGACGCTTCGAGCGACGACGATCGGTGCGGGGACGCTGAAATTCTTTACGATTGAGCATCTGATGAGTGCGCTCCACGTGCATGGCATTGACAACTGTCTTGTCCTGCTCGACGCGGAGGAGCCGCCCGTGGTGGACGGCAGTGCGCGTACGTTCTTTCGCTTGATTGCGGAGGCGGGGACGGTGGAGCAGGATGCGGAGCGTCGCGTGACGGTGATCGACCGCGTCTATCGCGTGGACGACGGCAGTCATTTCATCATGGCGCTGCCCTATGAGGGGCTGCGTGTCTCGTTTACATCGCTGAACGAGCATCCGCTCATCGGTGTGCAGTACTACGATATCGAGGTGACACCCGAGGCATACGAGCGCGAGATTGCACCCGCGCGGACGATTGCCTACGAGAAGGAAGTCAAAGCACTGCAGGCAAACGGTCTCGGCCTTGGCGGCTCGCTCGAAACGGTGATTGTCTACAACGACGAGGGGTGGATGAATCCGCTGAACTTCCCGAACGAGCTCGTGCGCCACAAGATTCTCGATGTGCTCGGGGATCTGCGCCTCGCGGGGATGATTCGCGGTCATATCGTTGCCGTTGCGTCGGGGCACGCGCTGAACACGGCACTGGCAAAACAGATTGCAGAGGAGAGGAACTAG
- a CDS encoding two-partner secretion domain-containing protein → MTTKWKKNLRRSTLTALITLALSSSVFAMPSGGVVEQGRVDISAGNLVQVGSGATITAQTNSIINWNDFSIGKGELLNFNTAAGALLNRVTSDKVSELLGTMTQTGAHPLFVVNPNGIHIGGNASIDAANITLSTLAMSSGDFNAAASGSNYTLAQGAQGVKAVTIDSGAKIGVGNTLNIYGGKVVVADGVIFNPSDKRTGYKHYALIFAGDRAHMWMDPKDGETQPVRVTTTKDNTAEFHGTMNVYNDADIRVVGSSVNLDRAVVSSGGKFEAMAVKQAGYNGNAYREDADATNVLSANGFTGRSGQYSLSGGKVDLKNSTIIGSKIEIRGEQDYQQTGDMDHGRAVQVHRAGLDNTVTLNHVTLNQQGGGNYAWFYINGGKVTMKDSALESDVTGNISAAQYTERISNAEKEYEPKSVSDEWRTTKGNALTVEGGTLTGKTKSDDDSFTLTGSTVNLNGTEVDASGSFNVVAAQRMYDGVYRRDVAAVAGNALRTDGVHIKADNMRMFGGNVQLKDSDIQTREALIHALQTWMLTKDRETQTATVDNALRIDHTKLAVDEKRGFLSTNSGTTNIVNDSAITGANLSFGALHTYDDINADPDTGEGKLVATTADHKINVWDSSVSGKQYVSFSAGAVGVWKGNTKGSTVASEGVLMTGGVSHRTDGSVVSLQRDVDSHVKLNNVEMDRFKVVSTAPAVPALPKLPDVPVSPMPSVSPAGEDVPASDAENMEMGERKARAALEASHNAVERRENLTIQMRELSQKSPNGRASIGVIMGAMQAINKASNISDAEKYTLMQTVINADDTTNRMATAQDTTTVVSTEDAVDVATYAEDPMQPLTMSEAEETIIFADER, encoded by the coding sequence ATGACTACGAAATGGAAGAAGAATCTCCGTAGGAGCACGCTTACGGCACTTATCACACTTGCGCTCAGTAGTTCGGTGTTTGCAATGCCCTCGGGCGGTGTCGTCGAGCAGGGGCGCGTGGACATCAGTGCGGGCAATCTTGTGCAGGTCGGCAGCGGCGCAACGATTACGGCACAGACGAACAGCATCATCAACTGGAACGATTTCAGCATCGGGAAGGGGGAACTGCTGAACTTCAACACGGCGGCGGGCGCACTGCTCAACCGTGTGACGAGTGACAAGGTGTCCGAGCTCCTCGGCACGATGACGCAGACGGGCGCACATCCCCTCTTCGTCGTCAATCCGAACGGTATCCATATCGGCGGCAATGCGTCCATTGACGCGGCGAATATTACGCTCTCGACCCTTGCGATGAGCTCGGGGGACTTTAACGCTGCGGCGAGCGGGAGCAACTATACGCTGGCACAAGGGGCGCAGGGGGTTAAGGCGGTCACGATCGACAGCGGGGCGAAGATTGGTGTTGGCAATACGCTGAATATCTACGGCGGTAAGGTTGTTGTCGCCGATGGCGTGATATTCAATCCCTCGGACAAAAGGACCGGGTACAAACACTATGCGCTGATCTTTGCGGGGGATCGCGCACATATGTGGATGGATCCCAAGGATGGGGAAACGCAGCCCGTGCGCGTCACGACGACAAAGGACAATACGGCGGAGTTCCACGGGACGATGAACGTCTACAACGATGCCGATATTCGTGTGGTCGGCTCATCGGTGAATCTGGACAGGGCTGTTGTCAGCAGCGGTGGAAAGTTCGAGGCAATGGCGGTCAAGCAGGCGGGTTACAACGGCAATGCCTATCGTGAAGATGCGGATGCAACGAATGTGCTTTCGGCGAACGGTTTTACAGGACGAAGTGGACAGTACAGTCTCTCGGGCGGCAAGGTCGATCTGAAGAACAGCACGATCATCGGCAGTAAGATCGAGATTCGCGGAGAACAGGATTATCAGCAGACTGGTGATATGGATCACGGACGTGCTGTGCAGGTGCATCGCGCTGGGCTGGACAACACCGTGACGCTGAACCATGTGACGCTGAATCAGCAGGGCGGCGGCAACTATGCGTGGTTCTATATCAATGGCGGCAAGGTGACAATGAAGGATTCTGCACTGGAATCCGATGTCACAGGAAATATCTCTGCTGCGCAGTATACGGAGCGTATTTCCAATGCGGAGAAGGAATATGAACCTAAGAGTGTTTCCGACGAGTGGCGTACAACAAAGGGCAATGCGCTCACCGTCGAGGGAGGAACACTGACGGGGAAAACCAAGTCGGATGATGATTCATTCACACTGACCGGTTCGACAGTGAATCTAAATGGAACAGAGGTGGATGCTTCCGGCAGCTTCAATGTTGTGGCTGCGCAGCGTATGTATGACGGAGTATATCGGAGAGATGTTGCGGCGGTGGCGGGGAATGCCCTACGTACGGACGGGGTGCATATCAAAGCGGATAATATGCGTATGTTTGGTGGAAACGTCCAGCTGAAGGACTCAGACATTCAAACACGGGAGGCTCTGATTCACGCTCTTCAGACGTGGATGCTGACAAAGGATAGGGAAACACAGACAGCAACTGTTGACAATGCACTCCGTATCGATCATACAAAGCTTGCCGTAGATGAAAAAAGAGGCTTCCTTTCCACCAATAGCGGTACGACCAATATTGTCAACGATTCGGCGATCACGGGGGCGAATCTTAGTTTCGGTGCACTGCATACCTACGACGATATAAACGCCGATCCTGATACAGGTGAAGGAAAACTGGTTGCTACTACAGCAGATCATAAGATTAACGTCTGGGATTCGTCCGTCAGCGGAAAACAGTATGTTAGTTTTTCTGCGGGGGCTGTTGGTGTTTGGAAGGGGAATACAAAGGGCAGTACGGTCGCCTCAGAAGGTGTGCTAATGACTGGTGGGGTATCACATCGTACGGACGGTTCAGTTGTTTCGCTTCAACGTGACGTGGATTCCCATGTCAAACTGAATAATGTCGAGATGGATCGTTTTAAGGTGGTGAGCACCGCTCCCGCCGTCCCTGCTCTGCCGAAGCTCCCCGACGTGCCCGTCTCGCCGATGCCGTCTGTTTCTCCTGCGGGCGAGGATGTCCCTGCAAGTGATGCGGAGAATATGGAGATGGGAGAGCGCAAGGCGCGTGCCGCTCTTGAGGCAAGTCACAATGCCGTCGAACGCCGCGAGAATCTCACCATCCAGATGCGTGAGCTGAGTCAGAAGAGCCCGAACGGACGCGCCTCGATTGGTGTTATTATGGGAGCAATGCAAGCGATCAACAAAGCGTCGAACATTTCGGATGCTGAGAAATATACGCTGATGCAGACGGTTATCAATGCCGACGATACGACGAACCGCATGGCGACGGCACAGGATACGACAACGGTTGTGTCAACGGAGGACGCGGTCGATGTTGCGACGTATGCAGAGGATCCGATGCAGCCGCTCACGATGAGCGAGGCAGAGGAGACCATTATCTTCGCCGACGAGCGATAA
- a CDS encoding ShlB/FhaC/HecB family hemolysin secretion/activation protein, which produces MAGGIFLYGVGADAAAQEDRSAQREIERSEIAVRHAAEGNAPQMEMHRERVRVSEIAVSGTLELKPERLLVLLPELKQETVSIKRLSQQIQTVNDTGALVFVTEFTPDGTGGYRVLVHADAQDNDHFRLGISNTGTKYTGQVRSSLTYVNNNVSGEADTLGVSVVTSPGHFSDVKTGAVAYRKLLPEMGSEISVQASYGNVHIDDMQPYPGLLDLDLAGKSLALDLHYRQFLTYTSRTKNILDFGIGYRKMRSDYGFSFSGTPINYRNDYRVILASMDFSHRERRENSTFGYNVGLAANVSGDEKEYANITPGSDAQFLLLRAGVNYQARSQSDWITGVSLTGQYTGQHIISAEQIGAGGATSVRGFDERAMSADKGIVGKIEIYTPEVDKGLRFVAFTDYAWLWNNANPRSVGFDHDTIGSIGLGVRYTNPRSGLSLAVDYAHIIKEANKVDLSTLRQNRRPWNFSASMSF; this is translated from the coding sequence TTGGCAGGCGGAATTTTTCTCTATGGCGTGGGGGCGGATGCTGCCGCACAGGAGGATCGGAGCGCACAGCGCGAAATCGAACGCTCCGAGATCGCTGTACGTCACGCCGCCGAGGGGAATGCGCCGCAGATGGAGATGCATCGTGAGCGCGTCCGTGTCAGCGAGATCGCGGTGAGCGGCACACTCGAACTGAAGCCCGAGCGGCTTCTCGTCCTTCTGCCGGAGCTGAAACAGGAGACCGTGAGCATCAAGCGTCTCTCACAGCAGATCCAGACGGTCAACGACACGGGGGCTCTCGTCTTTGTCACGGAGTTCACCCCGGACGGTACGGGCGGCTATCGTGTGCTCGTCCACGCAGACGCACAGGACAACGATCATTTCCGTCTGGGCATCAGCAACACGGGGACGAAGTACACGGGACAGGTGCGTTCCTCACTCACCTATGTGAACAACAATGTTTCGGGGGAAGCGGACACCCTCGGTGTCTCCGTCGTCACCTCACCGGGACATTTCTCCGATGTCAAGACGGGAGCCGTCGCCTATCGGAAGCTCCTGCCCGAGATGGGTAGTGAGATCTCCGTACAGGCGAGCTACGGGAACGTCCATATCGACGATATGCAGCCGTACCCCGGACTACTCGACTTGGATCTCGCGGGCAAGAGCCTTGCGCTCGATCTGCACTATCGCCAGTTCCTTACCTATACCTCGCGTACGAAGAACATCCTCGACTTTGGCATCGGGTATCGCAAGATGCGCAGCGACTATGGCTTCAGTTTCAGTGGAACACCGATCAACTACCGCAACGACTACCGCGTGATCCTTGCCTCGATGGATTTTAGTCATCGGGAGCGCAGGGAGAACTCCACGTTCGGCTACAATGTCGGACTTGCGGCGAATGTAAGCGGTGATGAAAAGGAGTACGCGAACATCACGCCGGGGAGCGATGCGCAGTTCCTCCTCCTGCGTGCAGGTGTGAATTATCAGGCACGCTCGCAGAGCGATTGGATTACAGGAGTAAGCCTCACGGGGCAGTATACGGGGCAGCACATCATCTCCGCCGAGCAGATCGGTGCGGGTGGTGCGACGAGCGTGCGCGGTTTTGATGAGCGTGCGATGAGCGCGGACAAGGGCATCGTCGGCAAGATCGAAATTTATACGCCCGAGGTGGACAAGGGGCTGCGCTTCGTCGCGTTTACGGACTATGCGTGGCTGTGGAACAACGCGAACCCGCGCAGCGTCGGCTTCGACCACGATACCATCGGCTCGATTGGTCTCGGTGTTCGCTATACCAATCCGCGCAGCGGGCTGTCCCTCGCGGTGGACTATGCGCACATCATCAAGGAGGCAAACAAGGTTGATCTTAGTACACTGCGCCAGAACCGCCGTCCGTGGAACTTCTCGGCAAGCATGAGCTTCTAA
- a CDS encoding 3'-5' exonuclease, protein MKHIVVDLEMNPVAKEHRDIRRKLNGEIIEIGAVRLNEHFEQEDEFQCYVCPEYGMVKKHITELTGITQEKVAGRPAFSESFHSFVAWIGAAETKIYSWSMSDIKQLRKECRLKLPDFDVSWLDVRWVDLQQAFDDRLGLHNSLALKHALGAMGRSFEGSQHSALADARNTSAVLSLMQDDAKFRETMRPVLEILEPSAGLSNSIGDLFPDLEKLKNKL, encoded by the coding sequence AGCACAGGGACATCCGCAGAAAGCTCAACGGGGAGATCATCGAGATCGGCGCTGTCCGTCTGAACGAGCACTTCGAGCAGGAGGACGAGTTCCAGTGCTATGTCTGTCCCGAGTACGGGATGGTGAAAAAGCACATCACCGAGCTCACGGGCATCACACAGGAGAAAGTCGCAGGGCGGCCTGCATTCTCCGAGAGCTTTCACAGCTTCGTCGCGTGGATTGGCGCGGCGGAGACAAAGATCTACTCGTGGAGTATGTCCGACATCAAGCAGCTGCGTAAGGAATGCCGATTGAAACTGCCCGATTTCGATGTGAGCTGGCTCGATGTGCGTTGGGTCGATCTCCAACAGGCATTTGACGATCGTCTGGGGCTGCACAACAGCCTCGCGCTGAAACACGCGCTCGGCGCGATGGGGCGCAGCTTTGAGGGCAGTCAGCACTCGGCGCTCGCCGATGCGCGCAACACGAGCGCCGTCCTCTCACTCATGCAGGACGACGCGAAATTCCGCGAGACCATGCGTCCCGTCCTTGAGATCCTCGAACCCAGTGCGGGGCTCTCAAACTCCATCGGGGATCTGTTCCCCGACCTTGAGAAACTGAAGAACAAGCTGTAA